CCTCGACAAACCAATGTAGGGTCTGTCCCCCGAGCGGGCTTAGGACTGATCGGGGATCAGTCCCTACAGAACGAGGTGGGACAGACGTCCGCAGACTTTACGCTCTGCTAAAGGTTAAGGAGATTGCTTCGACCCCTTCGACTGGGCTCAGGACTTCTCGCAATGACAATAGAGGGCTTGGCATCGCACTCACGGGGTCCATTGTTTGGGTAGGGTCGAGCGCTAACCCATTGTTTTTTAGATGTGGTAATTTATTTCAACTTACTTCTAACAGCCTCAATAATCTTTTCAGCTAATGATATCGCATTAAGGGCATCTTCTTCATTATAGGTTTTGTATGGCACCGCAGGACTTGCAAGCGCATCTGGATAACGGGTGGGTATGTAGTAGCGGTCAAGAATCTTGCCGTATTCAATAAACTCTTCAAAGTCCCTATCACGCTGACTGCACATCGCTGCAAGCTCCTGAACAGAGTGTTCCACGATGCGGCGGCGTTTTTTTGCGATTAAAAACGCCTTTAGCGCTACCTGTGCGCTCTGTTCAGACATAAAACATACATCCGAATAAAATCCTCCGTCCAGATTATGTCTAGCAACTTTAAGATTATGCTCAGCCTGTGAAAGCCATCTTAGAGCCTCTTCTTTTTCAAGCTTGATAAATGACCCTCCCCTCTTTTAAGACTTTCTCAATGAAAGGATTACCACTGCGTTTCATTTCTTCAAACTCTTCATCTGTATAAACAAATACATCAACTTTTCCAAGATCATTGTCCAAGAATTTAGCAGCCTCAATCAGTCTTTCAATGAAACGTTTGTCCGTCTGCTTAATTACAACCACATCAATATCGCTATACTCATCCGCGTCTTCACGAGCGCATGAACCAAAAATGATGATTTTTTGCGGCTGGTACCTCAAAAGACATCTTTTTACTCTTTCAATCTTTTCCATATTAAAAACTGGTGAAGCTTTCTAATACTGTTTTTTGAAATTCCTGCTATCCATTTTTAAAATCTAATAATTTGTTATTCCA
The Thermodesulfobacteriota bacterium genome window above contains:
- a CDS encoding HEPN domain-containing protein, whose amino-acid sequence is MKLEKEEALRWLSQAEHNLKVARHNLDGGFYSDVCFMSEQSAQVALKAFLIAKKRRRIVEHSVQELAAMCSQRDRDFEEFIEYGKILDRYYIPTRYPDALASPAVPYKTYNEEDALNAISLAEKIIEAVRSKLK
- a CDS encoding nucleotidyltransferase domain-containing protein, which codes for MEKIERVKRCLLRYQPQKIIIFGSCAREDADEYSDIDVVVIKQTDKRFIERLIEAAKFLDNDLGKVDVFVYTDEEFEEMKRSGNPFIEKVLKEGRVIYQA